From Novosphingobium resinovorum, the proteins below share one genomic window:
- a CDS encoding bifunctional metallophosphatase/5'-nucleotidase: protein MTSPRLRALPLLALAFTAACAAPQATRPGAPVTAATPVEVGIIAINDFHGALEPPKASVEAPGPDGKTVNVPAGGGAWLASAVDSLKAEHPNNVVVAAGDLTSASQLASSLHLDEPAVGVMNRIGLEFNAVGNHEFDRGWMELQRLQNGGCEKNTRLQPCQLEQFKGASYKYLSAATYRDDGTTLFPATGLKTFGEGASKVTIGFVGLSLKSIPTLVQPDMVKGLTFGDEAEAINKAIPVLKAEGADAVVVLIHQGGKTTAKDPNSCEGFAGDIQPILDKLNPGVDLVVSGHTHWQYVCQYGQSGDGSPILLTSAGVYGKLVTDITLTIDPASHKVIAKKARNVIVQSPGYTSGRGDVPNTTAYPQFQPRADVADYVAGYVKDAAGLIQRPVGKMSGPAAKGSSESASGGDLGNVVADSQLAGTQAAGAQIAFTNPFGIRAPIDPAPDGTVTFGQVYATQPFNNELVTMTLTGAQVRAVIEDGLDDAGDKQALAPSAGLKFSYDMRRPSGSRVVSLTLNGKPLAPAAKYRVTVVNFLAEGGDGFATFKQGTEITRGMIDNEAFQQWLAAVPVRQVPKEERTVRLDK from the coding sequence TCATCGCCATCAACGACTTCCACGGCGCGCTGGAGCCGCCCAAGGCGTCGGTCGAGGCCCCCGGCCCTGATGGCAAGACGGTCAACGTGCCCGCAGGCGGCGGCGCGTGGCTGGCATCGGCGGTCGATTCGCTCAAGGCCGAACACCCGAACAACGTCGTCGTCGCGGCGGGCGACCTCACCAGCGCCTCGCAGCTGGCCTCCTCGCTCCACCTCGACGAGCCGGCGGTCGGCGTGATGAACCGCATCGGGCTGGAGTTCAACGCGGTCGGCAACCACGAGTTCGACCGCGGCTGGATGGAACTCCAGCGCCTCCAGAACGGCGGCTGCGAGAAGAACACGCGCCTGCAGCCCTGCCAGCTCGAGCAGTTCAAGGGCGCCAGCTACAAGTATCTCTCCGCCGCGACCTACAGGGACGACGGCACGACGCTGTTCCCCGCCACCGGCCTGAAGACCTTCGGTGAGGGCGCGAGCAAAGTGACCATCGGCTTCGTCGGCCTGTCGCTCAAGTCGATCCCCACGCTCGTCCAGCCCGACATGGTCAAGGGACTGACCTTCGGTGACGAGGCCGAGGCGATCAACAAGGCGATTCCCGTGCTCAAGGCCGAGGGCGCCGACGCCGTCGTCGTGCTGATCCACCAGGGCGGCAAGACCACTGCCAAGGACCCCAATTCGTGCGAGGGCTTCGCGGGCGACATCCAGCCGATCCTCGACAAGCTGAACCCCGGCGTCGATCTCGTCGTCTCGGGGCACACGCACTGGCAGTACGTGTGCCAGTACGGCCAGTCGGGCGACGGCTCCCCCATCCTGCTGACCAGCGCGGGCGTCTACGGCAAGCTGGTGACCGACATCACCCTCACCATCGACCCCGCCAGCCACAAGGTCATCGCCAAGAAGGCCCGCAACGTGATCGTCCAGTCGCCGGGCTACACCAGCGGCCGGGGCGACGTGCCGAATACCACCGCCTACCCGCAGTTCCAGCCGCGCGCGGACGTGGCCGATTATGTAGCGGGCTACGTGAAGGATGCAGCCGGGCTGATCCAGCGCCCGGTCGGCAAGATGTCAGGCCCGGCGGCGAAGGGTAGCAGCGAGAGCGCCAGCGGCGGCGACCTTGGCAACGTGGTTGCCGATTCGCAGCTCGCGGGCACCCAGGCTGCGGGCGCGCAGATCGCCTTCACCAACCCCTTCGGCATCCGCGCCCCGATCGACCCGGCGCCGGACGGCACCGTCACTTTCGGGCAAGTCTACGCGACGCAGCCCTTCAACAACGAGCTGGTGACGATGACGCTGACCGGCGCGCAGGTCCGCGCGGTGATCGAGGACGGGCTCGACGACGCGGGCGACAAGCAGGCGCTGGCGCCCTCGGCCGGGCTGAAGTTCTCGTACGACATGCGCCGTCCCTCGGGCAGCCGCGTGGTGTCGCTGACGCTGAACGGCAAGCCGCTCGCCCCTGCCGCGAAGTACCGCGTCACCGTGGTCAACTTCCTCGCCGAAGGCGGCGACGGCTTCGCGACCTTCAAGCAGGGCACCGAGATCACGCGCGGCATGATCGACAACGAGGCGTTCCAGCAGTGGCTCGCCGCCGTGCCGGTGCGTCAGGTGCCCAAGGAAGAGCGCACCGTTCGCCTCGACAAGTAA